The proteins below are encoded in one region of Purpureocillium takamizusanense chromosome 11, complete sequence:
- the CWC24 gene encoding N-terminal methionine N(alpha)-acetyltransferase NatE (EggNog:ENOG503NWD2~COG:O), whose amino-acid sequence MVDADVPQTEVAPVAVFKKRGAKGKANLRKRPATPPPAESDSDNDDYSSSEDEAGQRVKRRRKNAAVTVTSKSGTGSNRDLVAAKFTADRSAPITSANDATKQSNWYDEDAADAMSAKNLLGSTRSLAQGGQEPDGTYKGLANQTSFIQKNPDAPQRKVGPIKAPTNIRTITVTDFAPDVCKDYKQTGFCGFGDNCKFLHSREDYKQGWQLDKEWENVTKGKKNLGGTVVANANRELAMDDEEEEEAMLENIPFVCIICKDAYKEPVVTRCGHYFCEACALKRYRRDPTCAACGAGTNGVFNGAKRLKRLLERKRERAAKRRQEAIEAGEEVSDEDEEDEA is encoded by the exons ATGGTAGACGCGGACGTGCCGCAGACAGAGGTTGCACCTGTGGCGGTCTTCAAGAAAAGGGGCGCCAAAGGCAAGGCCAACCTGAGGAAACGACCCGCAACGCCACCTCCCGCCGAAAGCGacagcgacaacgacgactaCTCATCTTCCGAAGATGAGGCTGGGCAACGAGTGAAGCGGCGCAGAAAGAACGCGGCAGTCACAGTCACGTCGAAGAGCGGTACTGGCAGTAATAGGGAcctggtggcggccaagTTCACGGCAGACCGAAGCGCCCCGATCACGAGCGCAAACGATGCGACCAAACAGAGCAACTGGtacgacgaggatgccgccgatgccatgTCGGCGAAAAACCTGCTCGGCTCGACGCGCTCTCTAGCGCAAGGGGGGCAAGAGCCTGACGGCACCTACAAGGGCCTTGCGAACCAAACATCCTTCATACAAAAGAACCCGGACGCGCCGCAAAGAAAAGTAGGCCCCATCAAGGCGCCGACTAACATTCGAACAATTACCGTCACGGACTTCGCACCAGATGTTTGTAAGGATTACAAGCAAACCGGTTTCTGTGGATTCGGTGATAACTG CAAGTTCCTCCACAGCAGAGAAGATTACAAGCAAGGCTGGCAGCTTGATAAAGAGTGGGAGAATGtgaccaagggcaagaagaatCTGGGAGGGACAGTGGTGGCCAATGCCAACCGCGAGCTagccatggacgacgaggaggaggaggaggcgatgcTCGAGAACATACCCTTCGTCTGCATCATCTGCAAGGACGCATACAAGGAGCCGGTGGTGACGAGATGTGGACACTACTTTTGCGAGGCCTGTGCCCTCAAGAGATATAGGCGAGACCCGACGTGTGCTGCTTGCGGGGCGGGCACCAACGGGGTGTTCAACGGAGCCAAGAGACTCAAGAGGCTTCTCGAGAGAAAACGAGAGCGTGCGGCGAAGAGGAGACAGGAGGCGATAGAAGCCGGCGAAGAGGTCagtgacgaggacgaggaggacgaggcttGA
- the ATG3 gene encoding E2-like enzyme (COG:U~EggNog:ENOG503NXTG~BUSCO:EOG09263WZ2), with the protein MNYIKSTVNTLRDRYTPVTHTSTFRNTGQITPEEFLAAGDYLVYKFPTWSWGDADDESRRVSYLPPGKQYLVTRNVPCHRRLNDDFAGDAGHEEALVNDGDDFKRGEGAADDEDGWLRTGGLASSQPLKARDVRAVDDAGNVTESTDLDDDIPDMEDEDDDEAIIRDVGLDSDTSGRRTYTLYIMYTPYYRTPRLYLSGYLPNGQPLPPQSMMDDIVGDYKDKTVTLEDFPFFANNIKMASVHPCKHASVMKTLLDRADGALRIRREKLRAGKTVGTDPGMEGLVDELGKLDVRSAQEAADKDEWEEVQGVDADEQEVAIRVDQYLVVFLKFMASVTPGIEHDFTMGV; encoded by the exons atgAATTACATCAAGTCGACAGTCAACACGCTTCGCGACCGGTACACGCCGGTGACGCACACCTCGACCTTCCGAAATACCGGCCAGATCACGCCAGAGGagttcctcgccgcgggcgactACCTCGTGTACAAGTTCCCGACCTGGTCGTGgggcgatgccgatgacgagaGTCGCCGCGTCAGCTACCTCCCTCCGGGCAAGCAATATCTCGTTACGAGGAAcgtgccatgccatcgtcgcctgAATGATGACTttgccggcgacgctggacacgaggaggcgctggtcaacgacggcgacgacttcaagcgcggcgagggagccgctgatgacgaagacgggTGGCTGAGGACAGGCGGCCTGGCGAGCTCGCAGCCCTTGAAGGCAAGAGACGTCCGCGCGGTAGACGATGCGGGCAACGTGACGGAATCTACTGATTTGGATGATGACATCCCCGACatggaagacgaggacgacgacgaggccatcatccGCGACGTCGGATTGGACTCCGACACCAG TGGCCGCCGCACGTATACGCTCTACATCATGTACACGCCGTACTACCGAACCCCGCGCCTGTACCTGTCCGGCTACCTGCCCAacggccagccgctgccCCCGCAGAGCATGATGGACGACATCGTGGGCGACTacaaggacaagacggtCACGCTCGAGGACTTTCCCTTCTTCGCCAACAACATCAAGATGGCGAGCGTCCATCCCTGCAAGCACGCCTCCGTCATGAAGACGCTCCTCGAccgcgccgacggtgccCTCCGTATCCGCCGCGAGAAGCTCCGCGCCGGGAAGACGGTGGGCACGGACCCCGGCATGGaaggcctcgtcgacgagttGGGCAAGCTGGACGTCAGGAGCGCCCAGGAGGCtgccgacaaggacgagtGGGAGGAGGTGCAGGGCGTTGACGCTGACGAGCAAGAGGTCGCGATTCGCGTTGACCAGTACCTGGTCGTCTTCCTCAAG TTCATGGCGAGCGTCACACCCGGCATCGAACACGACTTCACGATGGGCGTATGA